From Streptomyces durmitorensis, a single genomic window includes:
- a CDS encoding antibiotic biosynthesis monooxygenase family protein gives MRVGMVANHYPHAAYQEEFIARVHRVAEEFRRTPGCLSADCWVSDDAVVSIVQWESEDAFAASFAAVKAAGLDLDYDERESRPREIRRLIAA, from the coding sequence ATGAGGGTGGGCATGGTCGCGAACCACTATCCGCACGCCGCGTACCAGGAGGAGTTCATCGCGCGCGTCCACCGGGTCGCCGAGGAGTTCCGGCGGACCCCGGGCTGCCTTTCGGCCGACTGCTGGGTGTCCGACGACGCGGTGGTCTCGATCGTCCAATGGGAGTCGGAGGACGCCTTCGCGGCGTCGTTCGCCGCCGTGAAGGCTGCCGGGCTCGATCTCGACTACGACGAGCGCGAATCACGCCCCCGCGAGATCCGCCGGCTCATCGCCGCCTGA
- a CDS encoding TetR/AcrR family transcriptional regulator: MTARPEGVREKQADRRARTRSALLESAARGFSTYGYGNVALERVAAEAGYTRGALYHLFANKEELALAVVEWVEETWNAEVGGPAAQETDPVDALLVMARGHAVYCRRDVARVMRALSVEFSGQDHAVGRALSGVIDRLATGCADRIAAAQESGAIPPGPPPREVALAYIGTLEGLVSSLAGHVPHDVELVERAVRGLLGLPPKAYTVTEAQE, from the coding sequence ATGACGGCACGACCTGAAGGTGTTCGCGAGAAGCAGGCGGACCGGCGCGCCCGGACCAGGAGCGCCCTGCTGGAGTCGGCCGCGCGCGGGTTCTCCACGTACGGGTACGGAAACGTGGCGCTGGAGCGGGTGGCAGCCGAGGCGGGCTACACCCGTGGCGCCCTGTACCACCTGTTCGCCAACAAGGAAGAGTTGGCGCTGGCCGTGGTGGAGTGGGTCGAGGAGACCTGGAACGCCGAGGTCGGCGGGCCCGCCGCCCAGGAGACCGACCCCGTCGACGCGCTGCTCGTGATGGCGCGGGGTCACGCCGTCTACTGCCGCCGTGACGTGGCCCGGGTGATGCGAGCGCTGTCGGTCGAGTTCTCCGGCCAGGACCATGCGGTCGGCCGGGCGCTCTCCGGAGTCATCGATCGGCTCGCCACTGGATGCGCCGACCGGATCGCCGCCGCACAGGAGAGCGGCGCGATCCCGCCCGGGCCACCGCCCCGTGAGGTCGCGCTCGCCTACATCGGCACCCTCGAAGGCCTGGTGAGCAGCCTCGCCGGGCACGTCCCGCACGACGTCGAACTGGTCGAGAGGGCGGTCAGGGGCCTGCTGGGCCTGCCGCCCAAGGCCTACACCGTCACGGAGGCCCAGGAATGA
- a CDS encoding DUF2867 domain-containing protein: protein MKLPKSAHTSRPWRIHELAHDFTVEDVWALPAPGGPDELPRLVSQTVGGDFPEGAPLIVRFLWAARWKIGAVLRLDRPKSGIGARVPSLKERMPDDLRAAPKGPESADFPFTSLYLLKDEWAAELANRTVHTVMHLSWVPDGSGGYRGQMAVLVKPNGWFGAAYMAAIKPFRYLIVYPALMRAIERGWRKPGAGGRSPARTPRP from the coding sequence ATGAAGCTGCCGAAGAGCGCGCACACGTCACGTCCCTGGCGGATCCACGAACTCGCCCACGACTTCACGGTGGAGGACGTCTGGGCGCTGCCCGCGCCGGGTGGTCCCGACGAACTCCCCAGGCTGGTGTCGCAGACCGTCGGCGGAGACTTTCCCGAGGGCGCGCCGCTGATCGTCCGCTTCCTCTGGGCCGCCCGGTGGAAGATCGGTGCCGTGCTCCGCCTCGACCGCCCGAAGTCCGGCATCGGCGCGCGCGTGCCCTCGCTCAAGGAGCGGATGCCGGACGACCTGCGGGCCGCCCCGAAGGGGCCGGAGTCCGCCGACTTCCCCTTCACTTCGCTGTACCTGCTCAAGGACGAATGGGCGGCGGAGCTGGCCAACAGGACCGTGCACACGGTCATGCACCTGAGCTGGGTCCCGGACGGCTCAGGCGGGTACCGCGGGCAGATGGCGGTCCTGGTGAAGCCGAACGGCTGGTTCGGCGCCGCCTACATGGCCGCGATCAAGCCGTTCCGGTACCTGATCGTGTACCCCGCGCTGATGCGGGCCATCGAGCGCGGGTGGCGCAAGCCGGGCGCCGGGGGACGGTCACCGGCGCGTACGCCTCGGCCGTGA
- a CDS encoding DUF5999 family protein, whose amino-acid sequence MCAHQPSCPPADSPDHLAARITSAHPEQGWSLLCNGTIVFDDTGELLPDGRVVAVARPLAMAA is encoded by the coding sequence ATGTGCGCCCACCAGCCCTCGTGCCCGCCCGCCGACAGCCCCGACCACCTCGCGGCCCGCATCACCTCAGCCCACCCGGAACAGGGCTGGAGCCTGCTGTGCAACGGCACCATCGTCTTCGACGACACCGGCGAACTGCTGCCGGACGGACGGGTGGTGGCGGTGGCCAGGCCGCTGGCGATGGCGGCCTGA
- a CDS encoding helix-turn-helix domain-containing protein, with product MVNGSALPAGIPPAGAPASAGTPAEESSAAFRAFPSGLHDHVRPFLDDITSEVVRAIRTEIPEYARPTDDTYMHVVNRGVEQALEGFLARMAHPDTDWESVKATYQNIGRGEADEGRSLDSFQSALRLGARVTWRRVNALVDADLLPRHVLAAFGEALFLHLDEMAAATTAGYTEARLHAAGELQQRRARLIDLLTADPPASAEAIADLAQTAQWPIPREVAVVVIDHALTPETIRPIVPPEFLARFSEQPGCIVVPDPEGPGRARSIAAALQGLRAVIGPTVALHEGARSLRWALDALELSRRGILPRAGLLHCADHLATLVLFHDEALIDALAQRHLLPLKEVRSPQRERLAETLLCWLRCGHNASEVATRLAVHPQTVRYRLRQLDEVFGDRLHDPVAQFEMQLALHALSLRPPATGEAVAVR from the coding sequence ATGGTGAACGGTTCGGCACTGCCCGCCGGTATACCCCCGGCAGGCGCACCCGCGTCCGCGGGCACCCCGGCCGAGGAGTCGTCCGCCGCGTTCAGAGCCTTTCCCTCGGGCCTCCACGATCACGTGAGACCGTTCCTCGACGACATCACATCGGAGGTGGTGCGGGCCATCCGCACGGAGATACCGGAGTACGCACGCCCGACCGACGACACGTACATGCACGTCGTGAACCGGGGTGTGGAGCAGGCCCTCGAGGGGTTCCTGGCCCGGATGGCGCACCCGGACACCGACTGGGAGTCGGTGAAGGCCACGTACCAGAACATCGGCAGGGGCGAGGCGGACGAGGGCCGCAGCCTGGACTCCTTCCAGTCGGCGCTGCGCCTGGGCGCGCGCGTCACCTGGCGCCGGGTCAACGCCCTGGTCGACGCCGACCTGCTGCCCCGGCACGTCCTCGCGGCCTTCGGCGAGGCACTGTTCCTGCACCTGGACGAGATGGCGGCGGCGACGACCGCGGGCTACACCGAGGCCAGGCTGCACGCGGCGGGCGAGCTGCAGCAGCGCCGGGCCCGCCTCATCGATCTGCTGACCGCCGATCCTCCCGCGTCGGCGGAGGCCATCGCCGATCTCGCGCAGACCGCACAGTGGCCCATCCCGCGCGAGGTGGCCGTCGTCGTCATCGACCACGCCCTCACCCCGGAGACCATCCGGCCCATCGTGCCGCCGGAGTTCCTCGCGCGCTTCTCGGAACAGCCCGGCTGCATCGTGGTGCCCGACCCGGAGGGCCCGGGGCGGGCCCGCTCGATCGCCGCCGCGCTCCAGGGCCTGCGCGCGGTGATCGGACCCACGGTCGCGCTGCACGAGGGCGCGCGCTCGCTGCGCTGGGCGCTCGACGCCCTTGAGCTGTCCCGGCGCGGCATCCTGCCCCGCGCGGGCCTGCTGCACTGCGCCGACCATCTGGCGACGCTGGTGCTCTTCCACGACGAGGCGCTGATCGACGCGCTCGCGCAGCGGCATCTGCTGCCACTCAAGGAGGTGCGTTCGCCGCAGCGGGAGCGCCTCGCCGAGACCCTGCTGTGCTGGCTGCGGTGCGGGCACAACGCGAGCGAGGTGGCCACGCGCCTCGCAGTGCACCCGCAGACGGTCCGCTACCGCCTGCGACAGCTGGACGAGGTGTTCGGCGACCGGCTGCACGATCCGGTGGCGCAGTTCGAGATGCAGTTGGCGCTGCACGCGCTGAGCCTGCGGCCGCCGGCCACCGGTGAGGCGGTCGCCGTGCGGTGA
- a CDS encoding lipase family protein: MRTPRAKRKTRLLALTAAVALAGLGLGVPTLTAGAAATPDASAACDAPDERIYQVPGGVPSDPGSVIACRATELPHVPGDIPMHAWKVQYSSKDNAGRAVAVSGTVAVPDAEWKGRGSRPVVAFNPGTLGLGSQCAFSKQLAGAFQDEYEGENVAALLKAGYAVAATDGAGYLDGQTHPYVSGADAGHALLDIARSAPEIPGSGLDPKTKVGLWGYSEGGAASLWAAQLAASYAPELDVVGDASGGVPGDLKVVAKALNGGPFAGFMVDAVLGLSSAHPRMPFDELMNDQGEETLEKARSHCLAGTISALAGQRIEDNTKDRLSFEQLYALKGTDGRTWGEVVDAQKLGVGIGRAGSGATYEIDFPVLQYRGALEEVIPVETEDATRKAYCEANITTQWKVYPGEHLTTDQLAKDDAVKWLGDRFEGKPELGNCLLP, encoded by the coding sequence GTGCGCACGCCAAGAGCGAAACGGAAGACGAGGCTGCTCGCGCTGACCGCGGCCGTCGCCCTGGCGGGCCTGGGCCTCGGCGTGCCGACCCTGACCGCGGGCGCCGCCGCGACCCCGGACGCCTCGGCGGCGTGCGACGCCCCGGACGAGCGGATCTACCAGGTGCCCGGCGGCGTGCCGAGCGACCCCGGCAGCGTCATCGCCTGCCGGGCCACCGAACTCCCCCACGTGCCGGGCGACATCCCGATGCACGCCTGGAAGGTGCAGTACAGCTCGAAGGACAACGCGGGCAGGGCGGTCGCGGTCTCCGGCACCGTCGCCGTGCCGGACGCGGAGTGGAAGGGACGCGGCAGCCGTCCCGTCGTGGCCTTCAACCCCGGGACGCTGGGGCTCGGTTCGCAGTGCGCGTTCTCCAAGCAGCTCGCGGGCGCGTTCCAGGACGAGTACGAGGGCGAGAACGTCGCGGCGCTCCTGAAGGCCGGATACGCCGTCGCCGCGACGGACGGAGCGGGCTACCTCGACGGCCAGACCCATCCGTACGTCTCCGGCGCCGACGCCGGTCACGCGCTGCTCGACATCGCGCGCAGCGCGCCCGAGATCCCCGGCAGCGGCCTCGACCCGAAGACGAAGGTCGGCCTGTGGGGCTACTCCGAAGGCGGTGCGGCCAGCCTGTGGGCGGCGCAGCTCGCGGCTTCGTACGCTCCTGAGCTCGACGTCGTCGGCGACGCGTCCGGCGGTGTGCCGGGCGATCTGAAGGTGGTCGCCAAGGCGCTCAACGGCGGCCCGTTCGCGGGTTTCATGGTCGACGCCGTGCTCGGCCTGTCCTCCGCGCATCCCCGGATGCCGTTCGACGAGCTGATGAACGACCAGGGCGAGGAGACCCTTGAGAAGGCCAGGTCGCACTGTCTGGCCGGGACGATCTCGGCCCTCGCGGGCCAGAGGATCGAGGACAACACCAAGGACCGGCTGAGCTTCGAACAGCTCTACGCGCTCAAGGGCACGGACGGCAGGACGTGGGGCGAGGTCGTCGACGCGCAGAAGCTCGGCGTCGGCATCGGCCGCGCGGGCTCCGGCGCCACGTACGAGATCGACTTCCCCGTCCTTCAGTACCGCGGCGCTCTGGAGGAAGTCATCCCGGTCGAGACCGAGGACGCGACGCGCAAGGCGTACTGCGAGGCGAACATCACCACCCAGTGGAAGGTCTATCCGGGCGAGCACCTGACGACTGATCAACTCGCGAAGGACGACGCGGTCAAGTGGCTCGGCGACCGCTTCGAGGGCAAGCCGGAGTTGGGCAACTGCCTGCTTCCGTGA
- a CDS encoding AMP-binding protein: protein MTEPHVTAAREPRPWLRFYAAGVPHRLQVPDVTLPGLLDAAARRHGGRSGLPGLHRAVGVCAERLRTLGVRHGDRVALVLPNCPWFAVAWHAVLRLGAVVVAVDPEASPRALRHQLAHSGAVLVMAADSAGERLDAVRGDTCVRGVVAVPVGGEWPGRGRIRKPVRIKRDRSRPGGGGPEPGDLAVLAYATADGPAAILTHANLVAAAHQLALWHPQLREGQETALAVTPLWRPHGMLFGLTAPLLTGARTVLLPTPEPQALLRTARRRRATLLAADPADCRRLLQRPAHELEALATVRTWLTETLDAGTADRIRDSVDAVLVEGYGIPEASGAVLANPRGANARPGTSGLPLPGTEVRIGQEGAPEVALPPGHAGELLVRGPQVCAGYWGDPAATWRRLLPGGWLRTGTLAVLGPDGFATVIGDIGDIGSTGFMGSTGDIGNSGATRGFASHPVQERPRP from the coding sequence ATGACCGAGCCACACGTGACGGCCGCCCGGGAACCACGACCGTGGCTCCGCTTCTACGCCGCCGGGGTACCGCACCGTCTTCAGGTCCCCGACGTCACGCTCCCCGGCCTGCTCGACGCGGCGGCCCGGCGCCACGGCGGCCGGTCCGGCCTCCCGGGGCTGCACCGAGCAGTGGGCGTATGCGCCGAAAGGCTGCGGACGCTGGGCGTCCGGCACGGCGACCGGGTGGCGCTTGTCCTGCCCAACTGCCCGTGGTTCGCGGTGGCGTGGCATGCGGTGCTGCGGCTCGGAGCCGTCGTGGTGGCCGTCGACCCCGAGGCGTCCCCGCGGGCGCTGAGGCATCAACTGGCCCATTCGGGCGCGGTGTTGGTGATGGCCGCCGACTCCGCGGGGGAGCGGCTCGACGCGGTGCGTGGCGACACGTGTGTACGGGGCGTCGTCGCCGTCCCGGTCGGTGGGGAGTGGCCGGGGCGAGGCCGTATACGGAAGCCGGTCCGGATCAAGCGGGACCGGTCCCGGCCGGGCGGTGGCGGGCCCGAGCCGGGCGATCTGGCCGTCCTCGCGTACGCCACCGCCGACGGCCCCGCGGCGATACTCACACACGCGAACCTGGTCGCGGCGGCCCATCAACTGGCCCTGTGGCACCCGCAGTTGCGTGAAGGTCAGGAGACCGCTCTCGCCGTCACACCCCTGTGGCGCCCGCACGGGATGCTCTTCGGCCTGACCGCCCCGCTGCTCACCGGTGCGCGTACCGTCCTCCTGCCGACCCCCGAGCCACAGGCCCTCCTGCGCACGGCACGCCGCAGGAGGGCGACCCTCCTGGCGGCCGACCCCGCCGACTGCCGGCGCCTTCTCCAGCGCCCCGCTCACGAGCTTGAGGCCCTCGCCACCGTGCGGACCTGGCTGACCGAGACGCTGGACGCCGGGACCGCCGACCGGATCCGCGACTCCGTCGACGCGGTGCTCGTCGAGGGCTACGGCATCCCGGAGGCCTCCGGCGCCGTCCTCGCCAACCCGCGCGGCGCCAATGCCCGCCCCGGCACGTCCGGCCTGCCCCTGCCCGGCACCGAGGTCCGCATCGGTCAGGAGGGTGCTCCGGAGGTCGCGCTGCCGCCGGGGCACGCCGGTGAACTCCTGGTGCGGGGGCCGCAGGTGTGCGCGGGCTACTGGGGCGACCCCGCGGCGACGTGGCGGCGGCTGCTGCCGGGCGGGTGGCTGCGTACGGGCACCCTCGCGGTACTGGGTCCGGACGGCTTCGCGACCGTCATCGGCGATATCGGCGACATCGGCAGCACTGGCTTCATGGGCAGCACTGGCGACATCGGCAACAGCGGCGCCACCCGGGGCTTCGCGTCACACCCCGTCCAGGAACGCCCCCGTCCGTGA
- the uvrA gene encoding excinuclease ABC subunit UvrA — translation MDASIATTDSIRIKGARLHNLKNVSLAIPKNQLVVLTGLSGSGKSTIAFDTLHREGQRQYLESLGLVTTFVSKPAVDSITGLSPSISVDQHLTNRSPRSTVGTVTEVFTYLRLLWARIGHRPCPACGQDVPPAYRVSGDDLWDDEPSGAGPAEGTEGASPDDEQPALPCPHCGTPVPGMVMGTFSFNKPAGACVTCTGIGTVFQADVKRLVDDGLSVSGGAVLGWLPVLTARNIPILRAAGEHYGFAFDAEMPVHELGAPQRDLLLHGVESEQFRRHFPDAAPPSTVARGRFEGVVTNMLRRYAERIDDDAYREKAEKFLVNDVCPDCEGTRLRPESRRVTVAGLTIVDASRLPLDELAGWIDGLRAHVTDGEAWQVTEPIVDDLRERVRRLVDVGVGYLTLERATPSLSAGETQRLRLSALLGSGLTGVLYVLDEPTIGLHPADTARLIDVLRRLRDLGNTVLVIEHDLDVLRAADHVVDVGPGAGREGGHIVAAGSPDEVAATTGSVTGDYLSGRLAMPLPALRAPASGAELVIRGARAHNLKNVTARLPLGRLVAVSGPSGSGKSSLVLDILGRAARQRFHGAGDAPGAHDGIEGWQHIDKVVTIDQQAISRVPRSNAATYSDAFTPIREAFAASTDARQRGLTAGHFSFNVAGGRCERCTGAGVLTAQMHFLPDVEVRCPACRGRRFRPDVLAARYGGHDIAQVLAMTVDEALAVFAAVPGAATRLQRMSDVGLGYLQLGQPATTLSGGEAQRVKLAKELGRRATGRTLYLLDEPTTGLHAADTARLLGVLQRLVDAGNTVITIEHNLDVVRAADWVVDLGPEGGAAGGEIVAEGTPKEIARASASRTGAFLDGV, via the coding sequence ATGGATGCCAGCATCGCCACCACCGATTCGATCCGCATCAAGGGCGCGCGCCTTCACAACCTCAAGAACGTCTCGCTCGCCATCCCCAAGAACCAGCTCGTCGTCCTGACCGGGCTCTCCGGCTCCGGCAAGTCCACGATCGCCTTCGACACCCTGCACCGGGAGGGTCAGCGGCAGTATCTGGAGTCGCTCGGCCTGGTCACCACCTTCGTCAGCAAGCCCGCGGTCGACTCGATCACCGGCCTCTCGCCGTCGATCAGCGTCGACCAGCATCTGACCAACCGCAGCCCCCGGTCGACGGTCGGCACGGTCACCGAGGTCTTCACGTATCTGCGTCTGCTGTGGGCGCGCATCGGCCACCGCCCGTGTCCGGCATGCGGGCAGGATGTCCCGCCCGCGTACCGCGTGAGCGGCGACGACCTCTGGGACGACGAGCCGTCAGGCGCCGGACCCGCCGAGGGCACCGAGGGCGCGTCGCCGGACGACGAACAGCCCGCACTCCCCTGCCCGCACTGCGGGACGCCGGTCCCGGGCATGGTGATGGGGACCTTCTCCTTCAACAAACCCGCCGGTGCCTGCGTGACCTGCACCGGCATCGGCACCGTCTTCCAAGCCGATGTGAAGCGCCTGGTCGACGACGGTCTGAGCGTCTCCGGCGGCGCCGTGCTCGGCTGGCTCCCCGTCCTGACCGCGCGCAACATCCCGATCCTGCGCGCCGCCGGCGAGCACTACGGCTTCGCCTTCGACGCGGAGATGCCCGTACATGAACTGGGCGCACCACAAAGGGACTTGCTCCTACACGGTGTGGAGAGCGAGCAGTTTCGCCGCCACTTCCCCGATGCCGCACCGCCGTCGACGGTAGCCCGCGGCCGTTTCGAGGGCGTGGTCACGAACATGCTGCGGCGCTACGCCGAGCGCATCGACGACGACGCCTACCGCGAGAAGGCGGAGAAGTTCCTCGTCAACGACGTCTGCCCGGACTGCGAGGGCACCCGCCTTCGTCCGGAGTCCCGACGGGTCACCGTCGCCGGACTGACCATCGTCGACGCCTCACGCCTGCCCCTCGACGAACTCGCCGGGTGGATCGACGGACTGCGGGCGCACGTCACGGACGGCGAGGCATGGCAGGTGACCGAGCCGATCGTGGACGATCTGCGCGAGCGCGTGCGCCGCCTGGTCGACGTCGGCGTCGGCTATCTGACCCTGGAGCGTGCCACGCCCAGTCTGTCGGCGGGCGAGACCCAGCGCCTTCGCCTGTCGGCGCTGCTCGGTTCCGGACTCACCGGAGTGCTGTACGTCCTGGACGAACCGACCATCGGCCTGCACCCCGCGGACACCGCCCGCCTGATCGACGTCCTGCGCCGCCTGCGCGACCTGGGCAACACGGTCCTGGTCATCGAACACGACCTCGATGTGCTGCGCGCGGCCGACCACGTCGTCGACGTCGGCCCCGGAGCGGGCCGCGAGGGCGGGCACATCGTGGCCGCGGGTTCGCCGGACGAGGTGGCGGCGACCACCGGTTCGGTCACCGGCGACTATCTGTCCGGGCGCCTCGCGATGCCGCTTCCCGCGCTCCGGGCGCCCGCGTCCGGAGCCGAGCTGGTCATCCGAGGGGCACGGGCGCACAACCTCAAGAACGTCACGGCGCGACTGCCGCTCGGCCGGCTCGTCGCGGTGAGCGGCCCCTCGGGCTCGGGCAAGTCGTCCCTGGTGCTCGACATCCTGGGGCGTGCCGCACGGCAGCGTTTCCACGGTGCGGGCGACGCGCCGGGCGCCCACGACGGCATCGAGGGCTGGCAGCACATCGACAAGGTCGTGACCATCGACCAGCAGGCGATCAGCCGGGTACCGCGGTCGAACGCGGCGACGTACTCCGATGCCTTCACGCCGATCCGCGAGGCGTTCGCCGCGAGCACCGACGCACGCCAACGGGGCCTCACCGCAGGGCACTTCTCCTTCAACGTGGCGGGTGGCCGCTGCGAACGGTGCACGGGCGCGGGTGTGCTGACGGCGCAGATGCACTTCCTGCCCGATGTGGAGGTGCGCTGCCCCGCCTGCCGCGGCCGTCGCTTCAGGCCCGATGTACTGGCCGCGCGGTACGGCGGTCACGACATCGCGCAGGTCCTCGCCATGACCGTCGACGAGGCGCTGGCGGTGTTCGCCGCCGTGCCGGGGGCGGCGACGCGGCTCCAGCGGATGTCCGACGTCGGCCTCGGCTACCTCCAGCTGGGCCAGCCGGCCACCACGCTCTCCGGCGGCGAGGCGCAACGCGTCAAGCTCGCGAAGGAGTTGGGACGCCGCGCCACCGGGCGCACCCTGTACCTCCTGGACGAACCCACGACCGGCCTGCACGCCGCCGACACGGCGCGCCTGCTCGGCGTCCTCCAGCGCCTGGTCGACGCGGGCAACACCGTCATCACCATCGAGCACAACCTCGACGTCGTCCGCGCCGCGGACTGGGTCGTCGACCTGGGTCCCGAAGGCGGCGCGGCGGGCGGCGAGATCGTGGCCGAGGGCACACCGAAGGAGATCGCGCGGGCGAGCGCGTCACGGACGGGGGCGTTCCTGGACGGGGTGTGA